AAACCCccgcacccccagctccctggggTGTCCCAGCGTGTCCCTACAGGGTCCCCATTTACTTTCTGCCCCCACAAACCCGTGCCcctccccagggtgctgcccaTCTGCCCCACACCttcaatggggggggggcatgagGAGgaatattttggggggggttatttaggttctcctcccttccctgcgGCATGGGCACCGTGGGGACCAGGGCGCACAGAGTGGCACCATTTTGGGGTGCCTGTGGGATGAGCACCCCAAAAAAGCCACACACTCATGTGgaatggggggagaaggggggacaGGGTAGGGACACCCCTACTTGTGTCCCCCCCACAGTGACAGGCccgtgagggggggggggggggcacactgGTGAAGGTGGGGGCGCCAGgaccctgcagctgctgcgCTGCCGGCCCTTTGCGCGTGACGAGACGTGACGTGGCGTGACGCGGCGCGGCGCGACggcccccacggccccccccttccccttccgcTGCAAaatctgtgcccccccccagctcctttccccCCTCCACCACCAGCCCTGCGGTCtcccaacacccccccccccggctgcgtCCTGccaagggctgggggggggggcttggtTCTCGTGCATGCACATGCGTGTGCACACGCGTGCACCCCATGGACATGTGTGTGGGGCAGCGGTGCTGGCCGGCCACATGCCACGCTGGCGGGGGGGGGTCagctgtccccaaatgtccccccacccccatgtGCCACACCGTGCTGTCGTGCCAGGTTGTGCACCGTCGTGTGCCGTCGTGTCCTGTTGTGCCCCATGGTGCCCGTCGTGCCCCATTGTGCCCAGCCATGCCCAGTTGTGTCCCATTGTGTCCTCCTGTGCCCCCCCATGCCCTCTtgtgccctgctgtgccccaccGTGCCCCATTACATCCCATTGTGCCCCATTGTGCCCCATTGTGCCCCATTGTGCCCCGTTGTCCCCTCTTGTGCCTGGCGGTGTCCTGCCATGCGCCATCCTGCCCCGTTGTGTCCCACTGTACCCCACTGCGTCCCGTTGTGCCCCGTGGTGTCCCATTGTGCCCTGTGGTGTCCCATTGTGCCCCATCCTGTCCCATTGTGCCCCATCCTGTCCCGTTGTGCCCCCACTGCCACCCCAACCCCCACAAGCCATGGCACCAGGACGAGCCCACCCAGAGCAGAGGGCGCAGCGGGGTCCCACCACGCACCCCTTGGTGTCCCCGCTCCTCCCCAGGGGCAAAAGGGACTCGGTGGCACAAGGCCGGGCTGGCAGGAGGTGGCCATGGCAGGGTCCCCGccgtgtccccgtgcccccaaTTTGGGCCCCCCCGGGCTGgccagccccgctgctgctgtcacTCAGGCGCTGGCCCCGCTCCCGGTGAAGATGGAGGCGCCCGAGCTGCTGCGggtctgggtgctggcaggcGAGTGGCAGCCCCGTCACCCACCCTGGGGACACGGCCGGGCCTGGGGGAACCCCCCCCGGCAGGGAGGGCATGGGGGGGACCCCCAGAATGGGGCAGGGAATGGGGagggattgggaggggatgggggagcAGAGCTGAATAAATCCGTCCTATCCCTGGTGCCAGGCGGGCTGGGGACCGAGGGGGAGCtctttgtggggggggggggtataggggaagaggaaggtgcTGGCCCTGTCCCCATTCCTGTCCCCTCCCCTGTCCCCAACACCTCCCAGAAATAGCCTGCCCtgctgtcccagtgcctggcaCCACAGGGACGTGCGCCCCagggggggctgtgggtgccATGGGGGCGCTGGGcaatggggaaactgaggcagggaggAGCCGTGTCCCCCGCCCCGGTTCCAGCCCCGTGCCTGGCCGCAGCCCTGGTCCTGGGGGGCACCCGGGCCGCCCTCCCCGACCACCACGTCTCCCTCGAGACCGGAGCCGTCTTCGTGCACGAGCTGGAGCGGGAGCTGTTCCAGGAGGCCTTCCTCGACGAGGCcgaggatgatgatgatggtgaggGTCAGGCTGAGGGGagtggggacacgggggtccGGGGGCCAGGGGAATAGGCTGGGGGGGGACTGAACTATCCCCTATGTGTGTGAACACCCAGCTAATGGGGGCAGTGGCTTACTCCTGCCCCTGGCAGGCGTGACCCAAATCTCCCTCCCTCCTAGCATCCATCCGTCCATCCCCCCAAATCCATTTGGGGACCTCTTGCCCTTGAGCACTGccgggctggggagggggggctccTCCATTTGGGGTTATTCACCCCCAAAAGGCAATCAGGACCCTCCATGAACCCAGTTTCCTCACGGGGAGCGCCCTGTTGGGAAGGGTTTGCGGGGCGGGGGTCCCCCCGGATGACACACGTgtgccctgtgtccccatgtctgtgtgtccccccccccgacAGCCGCCCCCATCACCTTCCATGCCCACCTCCTGGACCACCCCGACCTCCCGCGGTGGCTGCGTTTCGCCCAGCGCGGTGCCCACCAGCCCGGCTTCCTCTACGGCAGCCCCACGGCCACCGAGGTGGGCACGCACATCATCGAGGTAAGCGCCCGTCCTCGTGCAAAGCGCACGGCCTCGTGCAAGGGGGCGGCACGGGGCGCTGGGGTGCGCGCCCCCGGGGGTGGGAATTTGGCATCCTCGAGGCCGGggcatctcctcctcctcctgcaggtgCTGGCGTACAACCGGCTCACCTACGAGACGGTGGCACAGCGGCTCGTCCTCGCCGTCGTCCCCGCTCCAGGTGAGGGCTGAGCACCCCCAAAATGCGCTACCCCCGAGCCCCCAGTGTGGGGTGGTCCCTACAGGTGTGTGTCCACAGGGGGGGAGCCGCCGTTCCAGAGCGAGTTCCTGGTGGGGAACAGGAAcgtggaggagctgctgccggcCCCTGCGCGGGAGCTTTTTGGGCAGGCGGCGGCTGGTGTCTGGGAGCAGAGCGACCTCAGCATCATCAACGTCACCTCCGCCCTGG
This portion of the Anas platyrhynchos isolate ZD024472 breed Pekin duck chromosome 28, IASCAAS_PekinDuck_T2T, whole genome shotgun sequence genome encodes:
- the SGCA gene encoding alpha-sarcoglycan isoform X1 codes for the protein MAGSPPCPRAPNLGPPGLASPAAAVTQALAPLPVKMEAPELLRVWVLAALVLGGTRAALPDHHVSLETGAVFVHELERELFQEAFLDEAEDDDDAAPITFHAHLLDHPDLPRWLRFAQRGAHQPGFLYGSPTATEVGTHIIEVLAYNRLTYETVAQRLVLAVVPAPGGEPPFQSEFLVGNRNVEELLPAPARELFGQAAAGVWEQSDLSIINVTSALDRGGRVPLPIEGRKEGVYVKVGSHHAFSPCLAAAASPQSRFLCRLGQQPLASCYDTFAPHFAIRWCNLTLLEVLPTPTTPGPLWGPGVLEDGGDFQPPTESPPQDLLPGFLLTLLVPLAVAALLCLLLGHLMCCRREGVQKRDLETSDIQLVHHSTIHGDTEELRSMASSRDVPRPLSTLPMFNVRTGQRINPMPGRGDGARAPLIPQQR